Proteins encoded together in one Lachnospiraceae bacterium JLR.KK008 window:
- a CDS encoding 4Fe-4S binding protein: protein MAYVISDGCVSCGACEGQCPVGAISMGDTQFQIDPDKCISCGSCAGACPTGSISEE from the coding sequence ATGGCATATGTAATTAGCGATGGTTGCGTAAGCTGTGGAGCTTGCGAAGGTCAGTGCCCTGTAGGCGCTATCAGCATGGGAGATACACAGTTCCAGATCGATCCCGACAAATGCATCAGCTGTGGTTCTTGTGCAGGTGCTTGCCCTACAGGTTCTATTTCTGAAGAATAA